The nucleotide sequence TACTGTTTGCTCCGATGCCTCCCGTCACTGTTCCACCGCTCGATCCCTGGTATCTCGAGCACCTGGTCTGCCCGGTCGATCGGGCGCCGCTGCGCTACGAAGGGGGGCGGCTCGTTTCGGAACGCGGTCGCGAGTATGGCATTTGCGACGGAGTGCCGGTGATGCTCGTGCCCGAGGTCCAGCGCACGCATTGGGTCTTCACCTATTCGCTTTATGCGGCCGACAACGTTCACTGTCCGATCCACCAGGTGCGGCTCGAAAAGCATCCCGATCGGCTGATCTGCCACGAGGGACACGAGTACAAGATCGACAACGGCCGGCCGCTCGAATTGATTCCCGAGATGCCCCGCTCCCCCTGGGCGTTTGGATACGAGGACGAACTGCGCGAGTTCGAGACCTCGACCGATCCCGCGCGGGTCGATCCGTTCGTCAAGCGCGTCATTCACGCCAGCGGCGGCCGCTTGTGGGCGAAGCGGGTGGGCAATCTCCACGGCTATCCGATTCCCGAGATTCCTCTGTCCGCCGGCGAGGGGCGCAAGTTTCTCGAACTGGGGTGCAACTGGGGCCGCTGGTGCGTGGCGGCCGCGCGGCGCGGATACGACGTCGTCGGAATCGACCCATCGATTCAAGGCATCCAAGCGGCGCAGCGCGTGACGCGACAGTTGGGCGTGAAGGCCCGCTTTCTCGTGGCCGACTCGCGCTATCTTCCCTTTGCCGACGATTCGTTCGATGTCGTCTTCTCGTACAGCGTGCTGCAAAGCATGGCCAAGGAGAATGTGGGCGAGACGATGCAGGGGGTCAGGCGGATCCTCACGCCTGGTGGCTACAGCAAGATCCAGATGGCGAATGCCTGGGGACCGCTGCAGTTGTTCAATCGCTGGCGCTATCGCCACCGGCCCGACGATCCCACGGCCTTTCTCGCGCGGTGGTGGACGGTGGCCGAGTTGCAGGAGCAGTTCGGCGCTTGGGTCGGCCCGAGCGAGGTCTCGATCGACGGCTTCTTGAGCCTCAACCCCCAGGCGGCCGAGGCGCACCTGTTACCCTGGCACTATCGGCCGATCGTCTATGCGTCGGATGCGCTCCGCGCGGTGTCGCGCGTCGTGCCCCCCCTCAAATATGTCGCCGACAGTGTTTACGTCACCTCGACGAAGCGTCGTTAGTAGCCCAACCCCGGGCCGACGAGCGCCGCCGTGCCCACCGTTCCCTCGGTGATGTGGAACATTGAGGGGAAGCGCTCTTCCCAGCCGCGATTGCCCGCCGGGCAATACTGGCGACCGTTCCCCTCGATGGCGGCGACCGTGGGAATCCGCGCGGCAAGACTTGCCGAGTGCAAAAACGACGCCCCGGGGCAGGTCAGATCCTGCACGCAGAGGAACATACCGAACTTCTGTGCCGCGGCGCCCATCAGCAGGGCCTCGGTGTGCCCCTTGCAGGCCTTGAGGGCCACGCCGCTGTAGCCCAGTTCCCGCGCGAGGAGCAGGCTTTCAAGATCGACGAGCGACTCGTCGATCACTACCGGCTTAATCTGCGCGGCGCGGTGCATGCGATTCTCGGGATTCGCTCGCAGGTCGCGATGCGTCGGCTGTTCAATGTATTGCACGCGGGCCAGCGCGGCAGGCGAGACTTCGGCCAGACGCCCGAGAAAATCGAGGACGTACTCGACGTTGGCGCAGCGCTCGTTGAAATCGAGCGAGTAGTTCCACTGGCGACAGCCGCGCGCTTGTTGTGCCGGCGCAGCAATCTGTTCGACCGCCGCCACGCGCGCCACGTCCCAGGCGAGGTCATCGCCATTCAGCTTGATCTTGAGGTGCGTGAGGCCATCGGCCGCTATCCACTCGGGTAGGGTCTCGGGCAGCCCATCGGCCAGACGCTGCGAAACGTCGGCGTCGGTCAAGGGATCGAGCGCCCCCACGAGATGGTACAGCGGCATTCGCGACTTCGGCGTGCGGAGCGTATAGCGATCGAGATATTCGCCCGCAAAGTCCGGCGTGAGCCAGGCTGACAGGTCGCGGCTGACATAGTCGGCCGAGAGCAGGTTGTAGGCGTTCTCTCCCAGCGCCTTGCCGTAGGCGTCGTGGAGGGCCGCTTCGAGCGGACTAGCCGCGACGAGCTGCGCCAGCCGCGGCATCGGTTCTGCGAGGTTCGCACGGCGCGCGATGTCCTGTGCCCGATCGGCCAGCGATTCGGCCAGCTCGTGGGTGATTTCGAGCGGGTGCCCCACGTCGCGATACTGCGCCGCGGCCTGCGTGTGCTGCTCGGCCAGCTCGATCATGGCGGCGAGCGTCGCGTCGCCGGCAACCTGCGCGCTCGGCCAGGCCCAGACGTTGCCCATGGGCATCGAGCCGAACCCGGTGGCGCGGCGCGTCCCATCCCTGGTTTCGACTTCGACGCGAACGTGGGCCAGCACCGCGTCGGTGACGACGCGGCCGCCGAATTTCATCGGCGTGCGGTAGGCAAAGCGTTCGGTCTGGCAGGTGGCGGCCAGCAGGCGGAGATCGGTCGGTCGCGGCACGATGGCTCCTTTATGGGGGCGCGGAGCCCGCGTGCGGCGCCTCAGACAAGACCGCGCCGCACCGCCCAGACGGCAGCCTGCGTGCGATCGGAGACGCCGATCTTGCGCAGAATGTGCTGCACGTGCTCCTTGACCGTTTCGTAGCTGATCCCCAGCGTCTGTGCAATCTCCTTGTTCGTCAGTCCGAGCGCCATCTGCCGCAGCACTTCCGACTCGCGTTTGGTGAGGGGGACTTCCATATCGTCGCCGAGTCGCGGCGCCGCGAGGGCCCCGGTGACACGGCGCAGATCCTCGCGCGACCAGACCGATTCGCCCACGGCCGCCGTGCGGATCGCGGCGAGCAGTTCCTCGCGGTTGGCCCCCTTGAGAATATAGCCACTCGCGCCCAGGGCCACGGCCCGGGCGACGTAGGTCGGGTTGTCGTAGGTCGAGAGGATCAGAACGGGCAGCTCGGGGCGGTCTTGCTTCAGCCGCGCGAGCGCCGCCAGACCGTCGCCGTCGGACATGCGCACGTCGAGCATGACGACGTCGGGTTGCGTCTGCGCGACCAGGGCCACGGCTTCATGGCCGCTGGCGGCCTGGCCCACGACTTCGATCTCCGTGCCACGGACAAGGCTGACAATTCCGGTGCGGACGACCTCGTGATCGTCCGCGATCAACAACTTAATGCTCATGCAAGGCTCCGGGGTTGCGTTAGATGGGCAGCGTGCGCGATCGGCAGATCGACAAAAACTCGCGTACCCTCGCCCGGCGCGCTTTCGATGCGCGCCTCGCCCCGTAAGATCCGCGCCCTCTCCTTAATTCCGTAGATGCCAAAACGATGATCGCTGATGCGTGCGGGATCGAAGCCGACGCCCCAATCGCGGACCTCGAGCTGTACGCGATCGCCGGCTTTGACGAGACGCACCAGCGCCCGCCGCGCGTGGCTGTGGCGCCGCACGTTCGTGAGTGCCTCTTGCGCGACACGGAACAAGGTGGTCTCGAGCAGCGTTTCGAGCTTGTCGAATTCCGTGTTGCAATCGAAGGCAATGTCGATGTTCGAGCGGGACATGGCCTCGCTCACCAGGTATTGCAGCGCCGCGACGAGCCCCTGCTCGTCGATGATCGGCGGGCGAAGGCCGCTGATCAGGCGCCGGGCCTCGTCGATCGAGTCGCGCAGCAGCCGCAGGCAGAGATCGAACTCGTCGGCCACCGCCCCCGCCGTGGGAGGCTGTTTCTGGCGAATGGCCTCGAGGTGCATCAAGGCCCCCGTCACGTCCTGCACGAGTCCATCGTGGATCTCGTAGGCGATGAGCCGAGTGTAACGTTCGTGCGCGAGCAGCATCTGGCGCATGCGGACCCGTTCGGCCTCGTTCGCCTCGATCGCCCGCTTGCGCTCGGTGATGTCGTGAAAGATGGCCACGGCGCCGGGAAACTCCGTCAGACGCCGCGCGCTGACCGCGATCCAGAGCCCGTCGGGGTGATCCTGCGGTCGCACGAAGATCTCGGCGTTGTCGACCACCTCGCCGCGCACCGCGCGCATCAGGGGCAGTTCGTCGGCCGGGTAGGGCGTGACGCGATCGGGCAGGTACAGCGCGTAATACTCCGACCAGTTCGTCGGAGGCAACTGCGCCCACTCGCGATGCAGAATGCGTTCGGCCGCCGGGTTGAAGGCGATGAACTCCCCCTCGCCGTCGACCACGACCACGCCGTCGCTGATGCTGTCGAGCACCGAACGCGAAATGTACATCTGCCGGCGCAGCTCTTCGGCCACGCGTGCGCGCTCGGCCACTTCCTGCTGCAATTGCGTGTTGGCGGCCGACAGGGCGGCGGTGCGCTCGATGACCCGCTCCTCGAGCTCATCGTGAGCGCGCCGCAGCGAGTCTTCGGCCTGCTTGCGACTGCTGATGTCGACGTCGATACCCCACGTCGCCCAGCCCGGCACCGGCACGCTGTGCGAAATGTTCGAGCGCAGAATCGACCGCCTGCTGCCGTCGCGGCAGGTGATCGTCCATTCCCAATCGCGGAAGTCTCCCTTCGCACGCCACTCGGCAAACATGCACTGCCGGTATTCGGCGTCGGGGTAGAGCCATTCGTCGGCGTGCGGGTTGCCGATGATCTCCTCGGCCGAATAGCCGGTGACCTTCTCGCACTCGCGGTTCCAGAAGATCGTGTGCCCCTGCTCGTCGAAGGCCTGCAGCATCACCGGCATATTTTCGAGCACGTGGCGCAGGCGCTCTTCACGATCGCGCACCGCCTCTTCGGCCTGCTGGCGTTCCGAGGCGGCCAGGGCCAGCGACACGAAGTCGGCCAGCGTGCCGGCGAATTGCTGTTCTTCGTTCGACCAGTGCCGGGCCGGACCAAGGTGCTCGGAGCACATGATGCCGATCATGCGCCCGCCGCTGCGGACCGGCGCATCGATGAGCGACGCGATCCCCTCGGGCACCAGGTAGGGTGCGGCCAACTCGTTTGTGCGGGCGTCGGTGACGGCGTCGTCCGCGGCGATCGTGCGTTCCAGCTCGATGGCGCGGAAATAATTGGGAAACATCTCGGCGGCCAGCTCGGCGCCGCTGGTGTGCTGGCCGAGCTCCGCATCGAAATGCTCGATGCAGTGAATCTTCGTGCGGTCGGCATTGTAGAGCCAGATGTTGACACGCGCGACTTCGAGCGTGCGGGCCGCCACCTCACCCAGAAACCTCAGCACGTCGTCGAGCGGACCGGAGAGCCGGGGGCTCGTGGCGAGCTCGACGAGAACCGTGTTGTACCGCCGTTGTCGACGTTCGCTAATCTGGTGCGCGACGATCGGCGGCGGCGAGATGCTCGGACCTGGAAATTCCGAAAGTAGGGTCTCGAGCGCGGCGACGCGCGCTCGGAGTTCCGACAATTCGCGCTCGAGCGATTCGCGGTTAGTGACCAATTGGGACTGGGGCGAAACAGGTGGCATGTAGCAAGGCAGCAGCCGATTCGACTGAACCACGGAACTCGATCGCCGCTCCCTCGCGCCAATCGCGCGGGTGCGGCCGCCGCAGAGCATCATGCGGCGTTCATTCATCTGCGAAAACCGCCGGATGGGTGGGCGTATCCCTTCGTACTTCCAACGCCCCTCGTGCTCGTACGCGTCGCTCGGCCTCGAGCAGGCTCGCGGAACGCGAGCAGTTTGACGGGCTGGTCGAATCTCTCCTTTGGCAGACCGACGGCACGGGGCAAGAATAACATAGGCCCCGTCAGATGCCTATTCATCCTGCCACATGTCGTGCCCTGGAGCCCAGGGCTGGGCCCGATCGCACGGCGCCGTCCGAGCCCTTGCCTCCGTCGGCCAATCGACTCTCATCAAACCCAGATATTGTCAAATGGTCGCCGTTTGGGGACACGGTGGATTTCGTACTGGATGGAAACCCAGGTGCGCCGCTCCAGGGTTGAGGGGGACAATGGCCGCGATCGCGGGTCTCTCGCATGCTCCCAACGCCATGTATCTGAAACCGTGTCTCAGCGCCGCGCCCGCCTCCGGGGGGAGAGCCACGGCCAGTGGCCGTAAAGTCTCCCAACGGTTGATCTTGGCACCTACAATGGAACCTCTGCCGACGGCAAGTCGGTAGCGTATCGAGGCTTTCGAGCGAAAACCGCTTGCTCGACCGTGGCCTGCAAGTTGCATCATTGAGTTGGGAGTTGGTTGCCATGGTTCGTTTCGTCCTGCTGGCTCTTCTGCTGTGGATGCCAGCAGGGTACGCAGTGGCCAGCGAGCCTGGTGCCGGCGAGCGACTCGCCTACCTCGAAGGGGTTGATCCCTACTATCCCGGTCGTGACTTTGCCCGGCTAGTGACGCCCCAATGGATCGGCGAGCCGGGAGTCGAGGCGGTTGCGGTCCTGGCCATCGACGACATGCGCGGCCACGAAAAGTGGGAACACTATCTGCGCCCCATCCTGGAGCGCTTGAAGCAGATCGACGGCCGCGCTCCCGTCAGCATCATGACGAACCAGATCGATCCGGCCGATCAGCATCTGCAAAAGTGGTTGGCCGAGGGTGTAGGACTCGACACGCACACGTTCGACCATCCCTGTCCGCTGCTGGCCGAGGGCTCGCTCGAGAAGGCCCGCGCGACCTACGAGAAGTGCGTCGACCTGCTGGCCCGGGTGCCGGGCAATCGGCCGGTGGCGTTTCGGATGCCCTGTTGTGATTCGCTGAACACGGTCAGTCCGCGCTTTTACGAAGAAATCTTCAAGCAGCAGACGCCGGGGGGCCTTTTCCTGTCGGTGGATTCGTCGGTCTTCAACATCCTGACTTCGAACGATCCCGAGCTGCCGCGCGAGCTGGTCATCGAACCGGACGGCGCCGAGCGATTCCGGCGGTACGTTCCGTTCGAGTCGTTCGTCAACACGATCGAGGACTATCCGTTTCCTTATCCGATCGCCGGGCGATGCTGGGAGTTTCCCTGCGTCGTGCCGAGCGACTGGTCGGCGCAGCACGTGCAACAGCCGAACAATCCGCGCACGGTCCGCGACCTGTCGGCGGCACTCGATGCGGTGGTCGTGAAGCGTGGCGTTTACAACCTCGTATTTCACCCGCATGGCTGGATTCGCCACGATCAGATCGTCGAGTTGATCGAGCATGCCGTGCAGAAGCATGGCCACAAGGTCAAGTTTCTCAACTTCCGCGAGGCGCTCGACCGGCTGACCACCCACGCCTTGGCCGGCCAACCGTTGCGAGCGGCCGACGGGGGCGATAACGGTGTGCGGCTCATTGATCTCAACGACGATGGCTATCTCGATGTCGTCATCGGGAACGATACCTTGCGACGCACGCGGCTCTGGTCTCACGAAACGGGCAACTGGCGGGATCTCGATTTCCCCACGCCGTTAGTCACGGTCGATGCCGAGGGGAGACGTCATGCGGCCGGGGCGCGGTTCGGCATCGTCGGCCCAGCAGGCGAGGTCGTGCTGCTCGTGCGCAACGAGAAGCTCAGCGGCGCCTGGCGCTTTCATAATGGCCAATGGCGGGAAGATCCCGCCTTGCTGCAAGGCCTGGAGCTCGCCGGCGAGCCGATCCTGACGATGTCCGGAGACCTGGACCGTGGCGTGCGTCTGCGCGACGTCGATGCCGACGGCTCTTGCGAACTGTTCGTCTCGAACGGCATGCAGAACGCCGTCTTTACGTGGAACGATGAGCAGCATGCGTGGCAGCCGGCGCGCTATCGACTGCCGGACGGAATCGCGCTGGTCGATCGGCAGGGGCACGACCGCGGCCTGCGACTGGTCGATCTCGACGACAACGGCCAATTGGATCTCGTCTATTCGAACGAAACGGAGTACGCGGTTCATCTGTTTGAATCGGCCGACCAAGGCTGGGGCGCGCCTCTCCAGCGTGGCACACGACCCGACGATCAGGCCGTGCCCCCTATTGTTCGCGGCACGACCAACAATGGAGCGTGGTTTCACTCGCGGCATCTGTGGGTCCAAAACGAAGACACGGCCAGGCTGAAGGATCTGGTCGATCGGCGCTCGTACCACGACTTGCTCGCGGGTTCGAAGCCGCGCGAGCATTCCCCCGCACAGTCACTCACGGCGCTGCGGGTGCGCGATGGTTTCGTCGTCGAGCTGGTGGCTGCGGAGCCCCTGGTGACCGATCCCGTGGCCATCGATTGGGATCCGCAGGGGCGGCTGCTGGTGGCCGAGATGAACGACTATCCGCGTCACGGCACGCGTCATACCGGCTGCGTGCGCGTGCTGGAAGACACCGATGGCGACGGACGTTTCGACCGTTCGACCGTGTTTCTCGACGACCTGCAGTATCCCAACAGCGTGAAGTGGTGGGGACGCGGGCTGCTCGTCACCAGTGCCCCCGACATCCTCTACGCCGAAGACACCGACGGCGACGGCAAGGCCGACATCCGCCAGCCCCTCTTTACCGGCTTTGGCGAAGGCAACCCGCAGCATGTCGTGAACGGCTTGCAGTGGGGGCTCGACAACTGGCTCTACTGCGCCAACGGCGACAGCGGCGGCGCCGTCACTTCTCCCCAGAACCAGGTCGCGGTCGATATCAATGGACGCGACTTCCGCATCCGCCCCGACGACGGCTCGATCGATCCCCAGGCGGGCTTCACGCAGTTCATTCGCATCCGCGACGATTGGGGCAACTGGTTCGGCAATAACAACATCAACCCGCTGTGGCACTATCGGTTGGCGGATCATTACCTGCGCCGCAATCCGCACGTGGCGCCGCCGTCGGGTCGGCGCGATGTGTCGGAGAATCCCGGCTCGGCGCCGGTCTTTCCGCGCAGTCGCACGCTCGAGCGCTTCAACGATCTGCACACCGCCAATCGTTTCACGTCGGCCTGCGGGCCCGCGATTTATCGCGATGAACTGCTGGGGCCCGGCTTCGAGGGGAATTCCTTCGTCTGCGAGCCGGTCCACAATCTCGTGCATCGCGAGATCGTGCGTCCCGAGGGACTCTCGTTCAGCAGCCGCCGGCCGGATGACGAACGCCGTTCGGAGTTCCTGGCCTCGACCGACAACTGGTTTCGTCCTGTCATGGTGCGTACCGGACCCGACGGAGCACTGTGGGTCGTCGACATGTATCGCGCGGTCATCGAGCATCCCGAGTGGATTCCTTCGTCGATGCTGGCGAACCTCGATGTTCGCGCGGGGGCCACGAGTGGCCGCATCTATCGCATCTATCCCGTGGGCAAGCAGCCGCGCGACATGCCCCACTTGGGAGCAGCGGACACCGCCGGTTTGGTGGCGATGCTCGAAAGCCCGAACGGCTGGGTCCGCGACAGCGCGCAGCAAATGTTGCTCGAACGAAAAGACACGGCCAGCGCCGCGGAACCGTTGAAACGCCTGGTGCGCGAGGGAAAACGCCCGACGGCACGGCTTCACGCACTCTGCACGCTAGAAGGGTTGGGCGTGCTCGATGGCGAGACGGTTCGCCGAGCACTGGCCGATCCGCATCCAGGCGTGCGGCGGCATGCGATCCGCGTGTCGGAATCGCTGCTCGAGTATGAGGCGGATCTTGGCGTCGCGGTGGCGACGCTGGTTGAGGACAACGATCCTCAGGTGGCACTGCAGCTTGCCTACACCCTGGGGGCTTGGAACGATCCTCGCGCCGGTCGGCCCCTGGCGCGTCTGGCGGTGCGCCATGCCGACGACGAGATCGTGCAGGCCGCCGTCCTCAGTTCCGTGGCGCCGCAGCTTGCCGCGGTCGTGCGCGGCCTGATCGAGGAGCTGTCCAGCGCAGAGCCGCCGGCCGAAATCTTCGGCAAGCTGTTGGCCACGGCGACGGCCGCCGGCGACGAGGATGCCGTCGTCGCCATGCTGCCCGCCATCACCGCGCGCCGCGACGACCGTTACGCGAATTGGCAGATGGCGGCGCTGGCCGAACTGCTCGACTTGCTCGATCGGCAAGATCGCACGTTGGCCGACTTCCGCGAGCAGGCGCCGGCCGAGCTGCAAGGGCAAATCGATCGGTTGGCGGGGCTTTTCGTCCATGCCCGCGAGGTGGCACTCGCCGCCGACGACGCCACGGCCGATCGGCTGGCGGCCTTGCGTCTGCTGGGAAGAAACGCCCCCTTTGCGGCCGAGGATGTCGACGCCTTGCGCCAACTACTGGCGCCACGGCAACCGCAAGCGCTGCGCGAAGCGGCCGTAGAAGCGATCGGTCGTCTGCGCGACGCGCGCGTGCCGGAGTTGCTGCTGGCCGATTGGAAGGGATGCGGCCCCGAGCTGCGCGACGATATCCTCGACGTGCTCTTCCGCCGCGAGGAG is from Pirellulales bacterium and encodes:
- a CDS encoding methyltransferase domain-containing protein, yielding MPPVTVPPLDPWYLEHLVCPVDRAPLRYEGGRLVSERGREYGICDGVPVMLVPEVQRTHWVFTYSLYAADNVHCPIHQVRLEKHPDRLICHEGHEYKIDNGRPLELIPEMPRSPWAFGYEDELREFETSTDPARVDPFVKRVIHASGGRLWAKRVGNLHGYPIPEIPLSAGEGRKFLELGCNWGRWCVAAARRGYDVVGIDPSIQGIQAAQRVTRQLGVKARFLVADSRYLPFADDSFDVVFSYSVLQSMAKENVGETMQGVRRILTPGGYSKIQMANAWGPLQLFNRWRYRHRPDDPTAFLARWWTVAELQEQFGAWVGPSEVSIDGFLSLNPQAAEAHLLPWHYRPIVYASDALRAVSRVVPPLKYVADSVYVTSTKRR
- a CDS encoding mandelate racemase/muconate lactonizing enzyme family protein produces the protein MPRPTDLRLLAATCQTERFAYRTPMKFGGRVVTDAVLAHVRVEVETRDGTRRATGFGSMPMGNVWAWPSAQVAGDATLAAMIELAEQHTQAAAQYRDVGHPLEITHELAESLADRAQDIARRANLAEPMPRLAQLVAASPLEAALHDAYGKALGENAYNLLSADYVSRDLSAWLTPDFAGEYLDRYTLRTPKSRMPLYHLVGALDPLTDADVSQRLADGLPETLPEWIAADGLTHLKIKLNGDDLAWDVARVAAVEQIAAPAQQARGCRQWNYSLDFNERCANVEYVLDFLGRLAEVSPAALARVQYIEQPTHRDLRANPENRMHRAAQIKPVVIDESLVDLESLLLARELGYSGVALKACKGHTEALLMGAAAQKFGMFLCVQDLTCPGASFLHSASLAARIPTVAAIEGNGRQYCPAGNRGWEERFPSMFHITEGTVGTAALVGPGLGY
- a CDS encoding response regulator transcription factor, whose amino-acid sequence is MSIKLLIADDHEVVRTGIVSLVRGTEIEVVGQAASGHEAVALVAQTQPDVVMLDVRMSDGDGLAALARLKQDRPELPVLILSTYDNPTYVARAVALGASGYILKGANREELLAAIRTAAVGESVWSREDLRRVTGALAAPRLGDDMEVPLTKRESEVLRQMALGLTNKEIAQTLGISYETVKEHVQHILRKIGVSDRTQAAVWAVRRGLV
- a CDS encoding PAS domain S-box protein; translation: MNERRMMLCGGRTRAIGARERRSSSVVQSNRLLPCYMPPVSPQSQLVTNRESLERELSELRARVAALETLLSEFPGPSISPPPIVAHQISERRQRRYNTVLVELATSPRLSGPLDDVLRFLGEVAARTLEVARVNIWLYNADRTKIHCIEHFDAELGQHTSGAELAAEMFPNYFRAIELERTIAADDAVTDARTNELAAPYLVPEGIASLIDAPVRSGGRMIGIMCSEHLGPARHWSNEEQQFAGTLADFVSLALAASERQQAEEAVRDREERLRHVLENMPVMLQAFDEQGHTIFWNRECEKVTGYSAEEIIGNPHADEWLYPDAEYRQCMFAEWRAKGDFRDWEWTITCRDGSRRSILRSNISHSVPVPGWATWGIDVDISSRKQAEDSLRRAHDELEERVIERTAALSAANTQLQQEVAERARVAEELRRQMYISRSVLDSISDGVVVVDGEGEFIAFNPAAERILHREWAQLPPTNWSEYYALYLPDRVTPYPADELPLMRAVRGEVVDNAEIFVRPQDHPDGLWIAVSARRLTEFPGAVAIFHDITERKRAIEANEAERVRMRQMLLAHERYTRLIAYEIHDGLVQDVTGALMHLEAIRQKQPPTAGAVADEFDLCLRLLRDSIDEARRLISGLRPPIIDEQGLVAALQYLVSEAMSRSNIDIAFDCNTEFDKLETLLETTLFRVAQEALTNVRRHSHARRALVRLVKAGDRVQLEVRDWGVGFDPARISDHRFGIYGIKERARILRGEARIESAPGEGTRVFVDLPIAHAAHLTQPRSLA
- a CDS encoding c-type cytochrome; its protein translation is MVRFVLLALLLWMPAGYAVASEPGAGERLAYLEGVDPYYPGRDFARLVTPQWIGEPGVEAVAVLAIDDMRGHEKWEHYLRPILERLKQIDGRAPVSIMTNQIDPADQHLQKWLAEGVGLDTHTFDHPCPLLAEGSLEKARATYEKCVDLLARVPGNRPVAFRMPCCDSLNTVSPRFYEEIFKQQTPGGLFLSVDSSVFNILTSNDPELPRELVIEPDGAERFRRYVPFESFVNTIEDYPFPYPIAGRCWEFPCVVPSDWSAQHVQQPNNPRTVRDLSAALDAVVVKRGVYNLVFHPHGWIRHDQIVELIEHAVQKHGHKVKFLNFREALDRLTTHALAGQPLRAADGGDNGVRLIDLNDDGYLDVVIGNDTLRRTRLWSHETGNWRDLDFPTPLVTVDAEGRRHAAGARFGIVGPAGEVVLLVRNEKLSGAWRFHNGQWREDPALLQGLELAGEPILTMSGDLDRGVRLRDVDADGSCELFVSNGMQNAVFTWNDEQHAWQPARYRLPDGIALVDRQGHDRGLRLVDLDDNGQLDLVYSNETEYAVHLFESADQGWGAPLQRGTRPDDQAVPPIVRGTTNNGAWFHSRHLWVQNEDTARLKDLVDRRSYHDLLAGSKPREHSPAQSLTALRVRDGFVVELVAAEPLVTDPVAIDWDPQGRLLVAEMNDYPRHGTRHTGCVRVLEDTDGDGRFDRSTVFLDDLQYPNSVKWWGRGLLVTSAPDILYAEDTDGDGKADIRQPLFTGFGEGNPQHVVNGLQWGLDNWLYCANGDSGGAVTSPQNQVAVDINGRDFRIRPDDGSIDPQAGFTQFIRIRDDWGNWFGNNNINPLWHYRLADHYLRRNPHVAPPSGRRDVSENPGSAPVFPRSRTLERFNDLHTANRFTSACGPAIYRDELLGPGFEGNSFVCEPVHNLVHREIVRPEGLSFSSRRPDDERRSEFLASTDNWFRPVMVRTGPDGALWVVDMYRAVIEHPEWIPSSMLANLDVRAGATSGRIYRIYPVGKQPRDMPHLGAADTAGLVAMLESPNGWVRDSAQQMLLERKDTASAAEPLKRLVREGKRPTARLHALCTLEGLGVLDGETVRRALADPHPGVRRHAIRVSESLLEYEADLGVAVATLVEDNDPQVALQLAYTLGAWNDPRAGRPLARLAVRHADDEIVQAAVLSSVAPQLAAVVRGLIEELSSAEPPAEIFGKLLATATAAGDEDAVVAMLPAITARRDDRYANWQMAALAELLDLLDRQDRTLADFREQAPAELQGQIDRLAGLFVHAREVALAADDATADRLAALRLLGRNAPFAAEDVDALRQLLAPRQPQALREAAVEAIGRLRDARVPELLLADWKGCGPELRDDILDVLFRREEWQLALLAAIDEELILPSELDTLRRQRLVEHKSPEVRDRAARLFSGDTNSDRRRVVEEHRSVLSLPGDAARGDVVFAKRCAVCHRWQEKGHAIGPDLSALTDKSGEALLVALLDPNRAVEAKFTSYTAVTQAGLTYNGILTNETGTSLTLLAQEGKEQVVLRNEIEALESSGKSLMPEGLERDLSEQDLADVIAFLQGVSAQPKQMEGNSPALVTPDPLRREFSCLSSNCEIYGDTLRIEEVNGALGYWNSENDHAVWEIDVPREGLYDVLFDWSCDDSCAGNYYVMEVSGARLTGRVEGTGDWNAYRREKVGEVRLPAGKQRLGIRASGRIQEALFDLRSVTLRPRGR